In a genomic window of Methylovirgula sp. 4M-Z18:
- a CDS encoding GAF domain-containing protein — MRAQPPHILTAAELRNSVEEMDEILFAARAALERLHAVSQGTKACILFAGQSGILVHSSVPLSDAAELHRLGLHPGVDWNEQTEGTNGIGTCLVEKSPLLIHKEQHFYERHMSVSCAAAPIFDHVGEIAGALDVTIYGPDTDGTWPAHMVSLVAETARQIEIDYFHQKFSAARIISVAGRSSRSGAALLAVDGDDVVVGATRGARTALKLTDRQLREGICARDLFDNTPDDLSQAERSIIRRALVRSKGNVSAAANLLNISRATMKRKLAYYDLRKKS; from the coding sequence ATGAGGGCGCAGCCGCCCCATATCTTGACTGCGGCCGAGCTGCGTAACTCCGTCGAGGAAATGGACGAAATCCTGTTTGCCGCTCGTGCCGCATTGGAGCGCCTGCATGCCGTGTCGCAAGGCACCAAAGCATGTATTCTGTTTGCGGGGCAAAGCGGCATTCTTGTTCATAGCAGTGTTCCGTTGTCCGACGCCGCGGAATTGCATCGACTGGGCCTTCATCCAGGAGTTGACTGGAATGAGCAGACCGAAGGGACTAATGGAATAGGCACGTGCCTGGTCGAAAAGAGCCCGCTTCTGATCCACAAGGAGCAGCATTTTTACGAACGGCACATGAGCGTGAGCTGCGCCGCCGCTCCCATATTCGATCACGTCGGTGAAATCGCGGGGGCTTTGGACGTGACGATTTACGGCCCCGACACGGACGGGACCTGGCCGGCCCATATGGTGTCGCTGGTTGCCGAAACGGCTCGGCAAATCGAAATCGACTACTTCCATCAGAAATTCAGCGCGGCACGGATTATTTCGGTCGCCGGTCGCTCATCCCGATCAGGGGCTGCGCTCCTGGCGGTGGATGGCGACGACGTCGTCGTGGGAGCGACACGGGGCGCGCGGACAGCCCTGAAGCTGACCGACCGTCAGCTGCGGGAAGGCATTTGTGCCCGGGATCTGTTCGACAATACTCCGGACGATCTGTCTCAGGCCGAACGCAGCATCATTCGCCGCGCGCTGGTTCGAAGCAAGGGAAACGTCTCCGCCGCCGCAAATTTGCTCAACATCAGTCGCGCGACGATGAAGCGAAAACTCGCCTACTACGACCTGCGCAAGAAAAGCTGA